A genomic segment from Aegilops tauschii subsp. strangulata cultivar AL8/78 chromosome 1, Aet v6.0, whole genome shotgun sequence encodes:
- the LOC109771881 gene encoding boron transporter 4 isoform X1: MEPKKTLFKGVIEDFRGRASCYKQDWHNGFSSGFRILAPTLYIFFASALPVIAFGEQLSKDTDGTLTTVETLASTAICGIIHSVLGGQPLLIVGVAEPTIIMYTYLYNFAKNQPNLGERLFLAWAGWVCIWTAVMLFLMAMFNAAAALNRFTRFAGELFGMLITILFMQEAIKGMLSEFSVPEGKDQSLPIYQFQWVYINGLLGIIFSMGLLYTALKSRSARSSLYGAGWLRNVIADYGVPLMVILWTALSYSLPTKIPSGVPRRLFTPLPWEPKSLQHWTVAKELFSVPLAYILLAIVPAMMVAGLYFFDHSVASQMAQQKEFNLKNPSAYHYDILVLSFSVLICGLLGIPPSNGVLPQAPMHTRSLAVLRRQALRKQMVRTAKEGMMNNASSSEVYGKMQEVFIKMDDKGNEDSAHKELKELKDAVITEGKKITEGNGAVTAPEVFDPEKHLEAYLPVRVNEQRVSNLLQSLLVVGCIGVVPVIQKIPTSVLWGYFGYMSIDSLPGNQFGERLQLLFIAPRRRYKKTGSWGEYSSVLILDRVLEGAHASFLESVPFNQILAFTLFQLIYLLIVWGMTWIPVAGILFPLLFFFLVIIREHLLPKFFDTRHLWELDASEYEECEGVHRDPSIPEGDGESITRGIEDPSEYTAEVMEEFTTHRGELKHRAPSFRDERLIRLNSVQMTRQFSRISSFAPTRP, from the exons ATGGAACCTAAGAAAACCCTATTTAAGGGAGTGATTGAGGATTTTAGAGGAAGAGCATCTTGCTACAAACAAGATTGGCACAATGGGTTCAGTTCTGGGTTCAG GATATTGGCACCTACTCTGTACATCTTCTTTGCATCTGCACTACCTGTTATCGCCTTTGGGGAGCAACTAAGTAAAGATACAG ATGGTACGCTAACGACAGTTGAGACGTTGGCATCAACTGCTATATGTGGCATCATACATTCTGTACTGGGCGGACAACCACTGCTGATTGTGGGAGTTGCAGAACCAACGATTATAATGTACACATACCTGTACAATTTTGCCAAAAATCAGCCAAACCTTGGAGAACGATTATTCCTGGCATGGGCTGGATG GGTTTGCATCTGGACTGCGGTCATGTTGTTCCTCATGGCAATGTTTAATGCCGCAGCTGCTTTGAATAGATTTACAAGATTTGCGGGAGAATTGTTTGGAATGTTGATCACAATCCTGTTCATGCAAGAAGCTATCAAG GGAATGTTGAGTGAATTCAGTGTGCCTGAGGGTAAAGATCAGAGCCTACCCATATACCAATTCCAATGGGTATATATTAATGGTCTGCTTGGAATTATCTTTTCAATGGGACTGCTCTATACTGCGTTAAAGAGCAGAAGTGCAAGGTCATCGCTCTACGGAGCTG GATGGCTAAGGAACGTGATTGCTGACTATGGTGTTCCACTTATGGTGATACTGTGGACCGCGTTGTCATATTCGTTGCCCACCAAGATACCTTCAGGTGTTCCTAGGAGGTTGTTCACCCCACTTCCTTGGGAACCCAAGTCACTGCAACATTGGACGGTAGCTAAG GAGTTATTTTCTGTCCCTCTAGCCTACATACTTTTGGCGATTGTGCCTGCTATGATGGTTGCGGGGCTCTATTTCTTTGACCATAGTGTAGCCTCACAGATGGCTCAGCAGAAGGAGTTCAATTTGAAAAACCCATCAGCATACCATTACGACATTTTGGTCCTGAGCTTTTCG GTGTTGATTTGTGGCCTTCTTGGCATTCCTCCATCTAATGGAGTACTTCCCCAGGCCCCCATGCACACGCGAAGTCTTGCTGTCCTCAGGAGGCAG GCGCTCCGCAAACAGATGGTCCGAACCGCCAAGGAAGGCATGATGAACAATGCTAGCAGCTCAGAAGTTTACGGCAAGATGCAAGAAGTTTTCATTAAAATGGATGACAAAGGCAAC GAGGACTCTGCTCACAAAGAGCTCAAGGAATTGAAAGACGCCGTTATCACAGAGGGGAAAAAAATCACAGAGGGGAATGGGGCAGTGACTGCGCCTGAGGTATTTGACCCTGAAAAACATCTGGAAGCTTACTTGCCTGTACGGGTGAATGAGCAGAGAGTAAGCAATCTGCTTCAGTCCCTGCTGGTCGTGGGTTGCATTGGAGTTGTGCCGGTCATTCAGAAGATACCCACATCAGTCCTGTGGGGGTACTTCGGCTATATGTCCATCGACAGCCTGCCTGGGAACCAGTTCGGGGAGCGCTTACAACTTCTGTTCATCGCCCCTCGGCGGCGCTACAA GAAAACCGGGAGTTGGGGTGAATATTCATCTGTTCTAATTTTGGACAGGGTTCTTGAAGGCGCCCATGCGTCCTTCTTGGAGTCGGTGCCTTTCAACCAGATATTGGCCTTCACCCTTTTCCAGCTGATTTATCTGTTGATCGTCTGGGGGATGACATGGATACCGGTGGCGGGAATCCTGTTCCcgctcctcttcttcttcctcgtcatCATCAGGGAGCATCTGCTCCCGAAATTCTTTGACACACGCCACCTGTGGGAGCTGGATGCGTCCGAGTACGAAGAATGCGAGGGGGTGCACCGTGATCCATCGATACCAGAG GGCGATGGCGAATCCATCACACGAGGCATTGAAGATCCCTCTGAATATACTGCCGAGGTGATGGAGGAGTTCACGACTCACCGTGGAGAATTGAAGCACAGGGCTCCAAGCTTCCGTGACGAGCGGCTGATACGG CTGAACTCTGTCCAGATGACGAGACAGTTCTCCCGGATCTCTTCTTTTGCTCCTACACGGCCCTGA
- the LOC109771881 gene encoding boron transporter 4 isoform X2, translating to MEPKKTLFKGVIEDFRGRASCYKQDWHNGFSSGFRILAPTLYIFFASALPVIAFGEQLSKDTDGTLTTVETLASTAICGIIHSVLGGQPLLIVGVAEPTIIMYTYLYNFAKNQPNLGERLFLAWAGWVCIWTAVMLFLMAMFNAAAALNRFTRFAGELFGMLITILFMQEAIKGMLSEFSVPEGKDQSLPIYQFQWVYINGLLGIIFSMGLLYTALKSRSARSSLYGAGWLRNVIADYGVPLMVILWTALSYSLPTKIPSGVPRRLFTPLPWEPKSLQHWTVAKELFSVPLAYILLAIVPAMMVAGLYFFDHSVASQMAQQKEFNLKNPSAYHYDILVLSFSVLICGLLGIPPSNGVLPQAPMHTRSLAVLRRQALRKQMVRTAKEGMMNNASSSEVYGKMQEVFIKMDDKGNEDSAHKELKELKDAVITEGKKITEGNGAVTAPEVFDPEKHLEAYLPVRVNEQRVSNLLQSLLVVGCIGVVPVIQKIPTSVLWGYFGYMSIDSLPGNQFGERLQLLFIAPRRRYKVLEGAHASFLESVPFNQILAFTLFQLIYLLIVWGMTWIPVAGILFPLLFFFLVIIREHLLPKFFDTRHLWELDASEYEECEGVHRDPSIPEGDGESITRGIEDPSEYTAEVMEEFTTHRGELKHRAPSFRDERLIRLNSVQMTRQFSRISSFAPTRP from the exons ATGGAACCTAAGAAAACCCTATTTAAGGGAGTGATTGAGGATTTTAGAGGAAGAGCATCTTGCTACAAACAAGATTGGCACAATGGGTTCAGTTCTGGGTTCAG GATATTGGCACCTACTCTGTACATCTTCTTTGCATCTGCACTACCTGTTATCGCCTTTGGGGAGCAACTAAGTAAAGATACAG ATGGTACGCTAACGACAGTTGAGACGTTGGCATCAACTGCTATATGTGGCATCATACATTCTGTACTGGGCGGACAACCACTGCTGATTGTGGGAGTTGCAGAACCAACGATTATAATGTACACATACCTGTACAATTTTGCCAAAAATCAGCCAAACCTTGGAGAACGATTATTCCTGGCATGGGCTGGATG GGTTTGCATCTGGACTGCGGTCATGTTGTTCCTCATGGCAATGTTTAATGCCGCAGCTGCTTTGAATAGATTTACAAGATTTGCGGGAGAATTGTTTGGAATGTTGATCACAATCCTGTTCATGCAAGAAGCTATCAAG GGAATGTTGAGTGAATTCAGTGTGCCTGAGGGTAAAGATCAGAGCCTACCCATATACCAATTCCAATGGGTATATATTAATGGTCTGCTTGGAATTATCTTTTCAATGGGACTGCTCTATACTGCGTTAAAGAGCAGAAGTGCAAGGTCATCGCTCTACGGAGCTG GATGGCTAAGGAACGTGATTGCTGACTATGGTGTTCCACTTATGGTGATACTGTGGACCGCGTTGTCATATTCGTTGCCCACCAAGATACCTTCAGGTGTTCCTAGGAGGTTGTTCACCCCACTTCCTTGGGAACCCAAGTCACTGCAACATTGGACGGTAGCTAAG GAGTTATTTTCTGTCCCTCTAGCCTACATACTTTTGGCGATTGTGCCTGCTATGATGGTTGCGGGGCTCTATTTCTTTGACCATAGTGTAGCCTCACAGATGGCTCAGCAGAAGGAGTTCAATTTGAAAAACCCATCAGCATACCATTACGACATTTTGGTCCTGAGCTTTTCG GTGTTGATTTGTGGCCTTCTTGGCATTCCTCCATCTAATGGAGTACTTCCCCAGGCCCCCATGCACACGCGAAGTCTTGCTGTCCTCAGGAGGCAG GCGCTCCGCAAACAGATGGTCCGAACCGCCAAGGAAGGCATGATGAACAATGCTAGCAGCTCAGAAGTTTACGGCAAGATGCAAGAAGTTTTCATTAAAATGGATGACAAAGGCAAC GAGGACTCTGCTCACAAAGAGCTCAAGGAATTGAAAGACGCCGTTATCACAGAGGGGAAAAAAATCACAGAGGGGAATGGGGCAGTGACTGCGCCTGAGGTATTTGACCCTGAAAAACATCTGGAAGCTTACTTGCCTGTACGGGTGAATGAGCAGAGAGTAAGCAATCTGCTTCAGTCCCTGCTGGTCGTGGGTTGCATTGGAGTTGTGCCGGTCATTCAGAAGATACCCACATCAGTCCTGTGGGGGTACTTCGGCTATATGTCCATCGACAGCCTGCCTGGGAACCAGTTCGGGGAGCGCTTACAACTTCTGTTCATCGCCCCTCGGCGGCGCTACAA GGTTCTTGAAGGCGCCCATGCGTCCTTCTTGGAGTCGGTGCCTTTCAACCAGATATTGGCCTTCACCCTTTTCCAGCTGATTTATCTGTTGATCGTCTGGGGGATGACATGGATACCGGTGGCGGGAATCCTGTTCCcgctcctcttcttcttcctcgtcatCATCAGGGAGCATCTGCTCCCGAAATTCTTTGACACACGCCACCTGTGGGAGCTGGATGCGTCCGAGTACGAAGAATGCGAGGGGGTGCACCGTGATCCATCGATACCAGAG GGCGATGGCGAATCCATCACACGAGGCATTGAAGATCCCTCTGAATATACTGCCGAGGTGATGGAGGAGTTCACGACTCACCGTGGAGAATTGAAGCACAGGGCTCCAAGCTTCCGTGACGAGCGGCTGATACGG CTGAACTCTGTCCAGATGACGAGACAGTTCTCCCGGATCTCTTCTTTTGCTCCTACACGGCCCTGA
- the LOC109771880 gene encoding uncharacterized protein: MASSASVAVLTAPPFPTCPSSDDSDDAKPLPPPPTSGETRPPPQHQQRPRWWQLERDCNVAMKALARAGEVDQVLALFTELRASRTGPGGASPPSVLCYNTLVNALAEAGRVEEAHNAFDEMLATGVAPNASSLNILVKLHSWRSARFDLAYQVIIRLQELGVEADVGTYSTLVTGLCRVGRVGEAWGVLEWMLEVGCRPMVQTYTPIVQGYCREGRVDEAKELMSTMESAGCPPNVVTYNVLIRALCDAARFDEVRQVLMDSRTKDWKPSTVTYNTFMNGLCKKGMAKEALEQLDVMLGEGLDPTDFTLSILLNCLSHDKRIHDAVCLLERNTSLKCYAGVVAYNTVMSRLGEMGHWMGVLKLLTDMIKRGVMPNTRTFNIVIRSLCFRRKFSIAKSLASNQGFAANVVTYNTLIYFVFYYSRKLSEVKDLIFDMTAVRIAPDEVTYTIIVDGLCRDGFFDTATSYFLESLEIGLSRDLFAVLTNRLAHNGKIWETIHIFKGMEEKGFIPDNSIFDLTIRIFCRAGYCHDTDMFKLNFVLDTMLGKQ; this comes from the coding sequence ATGGCCTCCTCCGCCTCCGTTGCGGTCCTCACCGCACCCCCCTTTCCCACTTGCCCCTCCTCCGACGACTCTGACGACGCCAAGCCCCTCCCGCCTCCACCCACGTCGGGAGAAACCCGCCCTCCTCCGCAGCATCAGCAGAGGCCGCGGTGGTGGCAGCTGGAGCGCGACTGCAACGTGGCCATGAAGGCCCTGGCGCGTGCGGGCGAAGTCGACCAGGTGCTCGCCCTCTTCACCGAGCTCAGGGCTTCCAGAACCGGCCCGGGTGGTGCCTCGCCGCCCAGTGTGCTCTGCTACAACACTCTCGTCAACGCGCTCGCAGAAGCTGGCCGCGTGGAGGAGGCCCACAACGCGTTCGACGAAATGCTTGCAACAGGGGTGGCGCCCAATGCATCGTCCCTCAACATCCTTGTCAAGCTGCATTCGTGGAGATCTGCGCGGTTTGACCTCGCGTACCAGGTGATCATCCGGTTGCAAGAGCTCGGGGTGGAAGCTGACGTGGGCACCTACTCCACGCTTGTCACGGGGCTGTGCCGTGTGGGGAGAGTGGGCGAGGCATGGGGCGTGCTCGAGTGGATGCTGGAAGTGGGGTGCCGTCCCATGGTGCAAACTTACACGCCCATTGTGCAGGGGTATTGCCGTGAAGGTCGTGTCGACGAGGCCAAGGAGCTGATGTCCACGATGGAAAGTGCTGGTTGTCCTCCCAATGTAGTCACCTACAATGTTCTGATCAGGGCTTTGTGTGATGCTGCCAGATTTGACGAAGTCAGGCAGGTTTTAATGGATAGTAGAACCAAGGATTGGAAACCAAGTACTGTCACCTACAACACATTTATGAATGGTCTCTGCAAGAAAGGTATGGCTAAGGAAGCACTTGAGCAGTTGGATGTTATGCTAGGCGAAGGGCTGGATCCCACAGATTTCACTTTGAGTATTCTTCTGAATTGCCTTAGCCATGACAAGAGGATTCATGATGCCGTATGCTTGCTGGAGAGGAACACATCATTGAAATGCTATGCTGGTGTTGTTGCATACAACACTGTGATGAGCAGGTTAGGTGAAATGGGACATTGGATGGGTGTTCTAAAGTTGTTGACAGACATGATCAAGAGAGGTGTCATGCCAAACACGAGGACGTTCAACATTGTCATTCGTAGTCTTTGCTTTCGCCGAAAGTTCTCCATAGCCAAGAGCCTCGCAAGTAACCAAGGTTTTGCTGCAAATGTCGTGACATACAATACActcatttattttgttttttaCTACAGTCGAAAGCTCAGTGAGGTGAAGGACCTAATATTTGACATGACAGCAGTGAGGATTGCTCCAGATGAAGTTACCTACACTATAATCGTTGATGGATTATGCAGAGATGGATTTTTTGATACAGCCACTAGTTACTTTCTAGAATCGCTTGAGATTGGACTGTCAAGGGATCTTTTTGCTGTCCTTACAAACAGGCTTGCTCACAATGGCAAGATCTGGGAGACTATTCACATATTCAAGGGAATGGAAGAAAAAGGTTTTATCCCTGATAATTCTATATTTGACCTCACAATCAGAATATTCTGTAGGGCTGGTTATTGTCACGACACAGATATGTTTAAGCTTAACTTTGTTCTAGATACGATGTTGGGCAAGCAGTGA